The DNA segment CTTCTCCATTCTAGAGGAAGCAGAACTAATAGTGCACtgtgtacactcttatagaagattgtaccttttctatttagttctgcagctccaattattttctccaagagtacattgaagaagtcacatgaaAGGGAGTTGTCTTGTCTGAAagctcgtttggtatcgaacggcgcGAAGAAGTTCTTCCCAATCCTGatgaagcttttggtattactcaacgtcagtttgcacaTCGAGGCATAAAGGCAATTCttttgctttgaaatcgacgaagaggtggagCGTGTCGATTCGCTTTTCACggctcttttccaagatttgccgcatggtgaatatctgggcGGTTGTTGATTATCCAGGCCCAAAGCCACAcggataaagtccaatcagtttgttgacagtgggctttaatctttcatactgtacgctcgatggaaccttatatgcgatgttgaggaggctcaGATTGTGGTGCTTccgtttttgtggattgggcagagcgcacttaaattccaatcgttgggcttGTTTTCGTCCGAGTTAGCTtaagaatatttcaaatatatttaagattattttgaaattactaCAAGAGACTAGTAACCCGGTATTGAAAGAGAGCAATAAGCTAACACATTTCTAcgagaaaatttcaattttttcgaatatccACGTACATGGAAGGTAAAAGTGGTGGTGAGTGTTCATTTATATTAGGCACTCATAAGATcggtcgtatcagctgattcgGTCTACAGTATTGCGTCGGTAAATTTTTCGGTATGTAGTTCCATTTCCTGAATTTCCTGAACTAGCGACAGAtttgtttgttgacgaagcCATTGAACTGGAAATGTACCTCAACTGAGAggataattttttgatgaacgtgaatttgtgaatttttcggaaaacaatttTCGGTTATCTAGTACCCGATAGGGTGGTAAGGTGttgataagttgtcatcgaggtcatccaacggtaagcacaggaaacgtgctgtttcgacggggtctcTTGTGtagctgggcatgcaaagagctGGTATTTGATATGTTTatgtcgattctggataagtagaaaTTTAACCTGCTACgttatccagaacgaagctgcgcaaggttCGTCTTACTCCGTTAGATCAAAATAACATCATCCCTATTGGTCGAGTTTCCTATGCATACTTATGATTactttccaaaaacaaaaagtcgACCGGGCAATTATTTTCGCAGACATGAGAGCCCTACACAATTTTCGCTGTTTTTAGAGTCAGTAAAGGAAATTTTTCTAAGCCCTTttcaaatggaaattttttttcaaataacgaACAATCGAGAAGTCGCTATTTTGTCAAAAACCTAAATTTTTCTCCGATCATTGTCTCTATCTGTATATAACAATGTGCAACACTCGTCTTGTATTGGACCAAGCCAATTTTTTTGAGAGATTGAGaagtaaattaacataaaaaatccTTAACTTCGAttgtaccgaagctataatagcttaaaaatatgaaagattTTTTACAAAGGCtgtgatcgttcaatttgtgtGGCAGCTTAATGCTATAGAGACTCGATCTAAAaacttcttcggagattacattcgGGAGTAATTCATGCCAATTTGGcatttcagtttgtatggcagctatgtgttataATGGtacgatatcagcggttccgacaTACAAGTATGAGCTGGGCAGAAAAGAACAGGTGCAAGATTTCAAAtctgcaaatatctcaaaaactgagggactagttttcATATTTACAGACAGAGTGATGGAGATACAGACGGACGTGGCTAAATGGACTCAGCACGTCGCGCTgaacatttaaatacatactttatagggcCTCTTACGTTCTCGTTTTGGTGGTAGAAAAGTCATAACAACTTAATGAACTTACGAaccctgttaagggtataaagACAGGGGTTGTTTTCTATTTACTGAAACCGCAACCAGAATTTGTTGTCacttatttgcatttaatttattcagAATTTTGCGCCAGTTTCTTGCATTGATTTACCGCCTGTTGTCTCAGTACGATTCAGTGCAAATAATATTGCAAATGTACTGGGCGTTTGCCACGCCCCTATACTATGTGAAATATTGCGCGTAATATGCTCCACTTTCAAGatgaaatttagaaatatcTTCTTGAGAGATATTTTGTTAGGAGGACtatttgatttgttgttgcagGCAACATTCTTGACATTTGTATTGATGCTGGAGGCACAAAGTATGACAGCAATATGCGGGGGCGTTTTATAAGTTGCAAATGAAAATGCGTCGCCAACATTACTGACGCCAACCGCTCTTCCAGGCATTTGAACAAACAGAAGGAGGGAGTAAGCAAGGCAACCCTATAGATATGAATTCTCCTACTTTTGAATGGCGCTTGGTCAGTGCATGGATTGCGGAGAGAGCAGGCGTAGTAATTGTTAAATGCTGTTTTAGTGCATTTCGCCAAATTGTAATGCTTATTCCTGCCGCCAATATTCATACGCTATTTTTAACGGGGTTTCTCATTTCTGCAGTTTTTTTCCAAAGCTTTTATGGCGACATTTTTGGCAAATGGCAACACAGCGTTGGAAATGCAGGCTGTAATAATAGAaccacgacaacaacaataactttgTAATTTGTTCtccacacacataaacatatacatttatacacacacatacgaagaGATTAGCGTGTAATAAATTTGGCCATGTTGCAAGGATTTATGTAGGCAagtaagtgtgtgtgcgtgcgactGTGTGCGTTtacatttgcaaattttaatattcctaCATTTTATGTCGCAACGAATTTTTACGATTTAACGATTTCGCTATTCTTGCGCCATTATAATGATGGCAGAAAAGCAGCTGCCGCTGAACAGCGCAAATACATTGAAATGACATCCTTGTAGGGAAATTTGGAAATGAGTCATTCGGCATTAATGTTCGATGAACTATTTGGCAAGCGTAGCGAATGAGACAGCAACTTTAAGGCTTTAAAAGAGGACTATGAAATCGAGTACTATACATTGTTGTAGTTAGATATAGCCGTAATTATGAAATAAGCTGCATTTTGATATTAGATAATTTTTGCCTGCTGAGAATTGCAtgaattttccgaaaaatatatacattttaatgcACACACTTCTTCAAAGTCTTGATCCGAGTCTTCGAGAAGTCCATCGCAGTAGAAGTGGAAAATCTGCCTAGAAGTAAGTGCCGCCTGCCTGCAATATCTAATGACTTAAATAGACCAGAGCCAGCGACACTCATTGTCCAGTAGTCACCAGTGGAGGATGCAGCTTTTTCCTAAAAGTAGaagagttttgttttttcacCATCAACAGTACCTATGTGATATGCTCAGTGTTGCAAGTGCAGTAGTGTCCATTGTTTCAAACAACCTTGGAAGGAGATTAAAGATGCAGAGTAGCTCAGGAGTATTGTGTTCCTGGCTTTCCCGAGCGAGCCAACATGTGTGTCTTTTCATTTCCATCTATTTCTGTATGAGTTTGGACCCAGATGATTTATACCGAGTTTCCACTGAGAGCATAGTTATTGCCTCCTTGCATAACATAACGTAGGCACCCCATTTGAAGGTTAATGGACTTGCTGGTTAGGTTAGAGCAGAAGCCCATTTAGCACCTTCTGTTAAGCCAATGTCAATGTCTGGATGCTACAGTAGAAACCCGATCGTGGTCCTAAACTGGAACTGTCGATCCTCATGGAACTCTTTTTCCTGGTCGCATTACCAATTTAGTCCGAGTTCGGTAACAAAGTCGAGTATAATCCCATGTCCGCGTATCGACCTTCAGAGCCTTCGTTAAGGTAATTTTCATTACTGCCATAATCCCCGGCAAACAGGCCGACTGCAGAAAAAACTCATTTCActgtgaaaataattaaaataattgcattttaaaaggaatttaacaattttaggGAATTCAGTCTTTGGATTCTCATCTTCAGTGTTTTCAGCACAGTGATATCGATATAGCAACGCTGTTTTTATTGTTCTAGGAAAAATTCTTTACTTCTTGATTAACAGGTTTTTTCTAATTACTTAGAAGATTTCTTTGTAGTTTGGAGTTTTTTCTAGACCcaactttaaaaactttcctttacatttttttcagttaaaaaaaaaaacatttacatattttagtattttcaacGGTagtgtacacatatacatacatttcgcATATGAAGAAACATTTTGCTATCaacttaattaatattattatgaatattaattgaaatcaattaaattttttaatgagacGCACTTTTGCCCAAGCAATTAGTAGTTTTTTGAACTCAGCAGCATAATCATCGCCACTCAAATGtcagcatgtgtgtgtgtgtatgtccaATGTTCGCACTGAtaacatttgtttattttaaaacataattgcCTACGGATGATATGCTTCGATAGACGCCGTCACGCCAGCGCCAAGAAACGCTCACATAACAAACAATTTATGCGTTTTCGAAATGATTAAATGCCAACCTTTAAACCGGcgtttttttcaatatacggtgattaaaataaataatttgcacaTAAGTATTGATATGCCTCAATTTAGTCGGGTGCGAGATTTCTAGTAAAGTTACTAGTTTCAGTCACGTTGGTTGTGGTTTAGCGAACAATCTGAACCAATTCAATGGTACTTTTGAAATTATACTCCAAAAAAGTTTCTACGTTTAGACGCCGCGTTGGTCTTGTGACCCGGATTACCATATCTAACTGCAAGCAACCTTGAAATCGAAAATATGTGTGCACAGCTTGCACTCTGCGCTTATCAGCAGTTGCACGATgtcttaaatatataatatattacattatgtatatatatgtagcggGGGTTTTTTGGGAggcatacatattttgtttttgaacagTAAGAAAACTTAAgaatatttcctatattttcattttatttgaaaaagttatggTGGTTGTTTCTAAGCGCTCATATTTATGGCGACTAAATGTTATTCAAACCACCCTGTGGTTCGAATTGAATACCACTTTTCCAGCAACTCAACCTTCCAGGTGTCAATAAGCTGCTGAAAGTTGGTTGCCAACGCTATTTATCATCATAAATCACCTTACTTGGCAGCagcaattcttttaaatatttgatttctaAAAAGAACCCTATACATTTTACTtcatattatatacaataataactcattataaatatatgtatgttgtctAAAGACTTCGGTTTTCTCATGGTGAAATCATTGAAAAATTGCCGATGAATGAAACGTGCCCAtaaagattaaaatttgtttccaggaaagcaaaaatattcgtttttaaGCCTTATCTCTACACaagtataatataaaatgtaagatTTTTTAACACCAAAATATATTCCGAATCTTCATAATTTACAAACTCTTAATACgttcgaaattaaaataaattaaaaactttcagaTTATTTCAAACAGAAGCAGAGAAAGGGACTAACTGTTGATCCGGCTTAATAAAAAGCCTGccttttttgagaaaaataaaattataaaagtttggTCGCATTTCTTGTGTAAAgcatttttaagatatccttcaTAAGAAATTAGGCTGAAGGGAACATATTGTATGCAAgccttcaaaataaaattttccgtatttagaatttttatagaaGACCCCAGTTTGGTTTTACTAGCATAGTTATTATCGGAATTGTGTTTCATGACAGCCCTGAACAGATATAGTCAATAAAGTTTCTGGTTTCTTGGGAGATGAATGCAAAATAATCTTACTCATTAGAAAAGCAAGTGCTAATAAGCCCTCTTCGTCTGTAACGGTGAACATATCTTCATATGGTCCAATGAGCCAGGTTTCAAAACGGGCACAGAATAAAGGTGATTCTATAATAAACCATTTATACTTTTACTAGAGGATCACGTCCACTCTTTGCTTTGACTAAGGTATACTTATATTATTAACTTTCAATACagttaaattgtatttatgaataaaaatgaaaccgttaTTCCTAGTGTAAGTATCATAAATATATGAGACCACTGTTGTTTCATTGAGCTTATTTATGTTTCAGATAATAAAACATGTTTTGATTATTGTTTCTTTgttcttatgaatttttcattgataataaaaaattcctgGAGCTTGATGAAACCAATTTAGAGTCCGATGAATAGTAACACATTTCTTGCAAGAAAGTAACATATTGAGATACTGTGTTTCGCTGAAGAGGATATTTACACCAGGGtagataattttgaataaagaagataattttgaaagcaaaaaaatctgAGTAGAATGAAGCCCATCGGAAACGAAAGATCAAATAACAAACATTTAGAAAAACATAATTTACGAAAGATCTGATGTGCTACAAGTTCTATAGGAAAGCGTTATATGAcatattgtagaataaaaagcAGATTGTTAATTACAatacttgttatttatataaCTAAATGATCGTCCCTTCcgacaatttttttaacaaaataggTATCCATTTTCCGTTTAATTATTGCTGATTAAATTTCTACAGCAGCTCAACAGAATGGCAAAATAATAAGAGAGATGgtgtatttgtaaataatattatataataaaaggcctttatatttaaacatttaatttgccAGTTTGTAGAtctaaattgtaaaaattaaaactcttAAATTTCGAAGCATTTTATACTAAAAGTGGATAGCGGCGCCAACGATAAAGCCAATTCAGTAGTTTGGACTTCAGCCTATTTTCGAATATACTCACGTGcgtatgcaaaaaaaatgtatgccaGCAATTATATGGGcgctttgttttcatttgcaGCTATTAAGTTGATAGTTTCAATTTAACTTGTTTGTTTACGATTCGAAGCGAAAGGGTTTTGCGCCGATAAGGCACttaatagcaataacaatattAAGTACATTTGCAGAGCAGAAAagcgacaaaataaaaaattattgattattgCAAAATCACTCGGCAACAGTAGccaagtacacacacacacacacacaaatacaaacaaaagcgCAGTGCAGTGATTTTGCCCAAACACAACCCACCCACAGGCCACATAGTGCGTGTTGTGCACGATTGCAATCGCATTCGGGTCAATTACTGCGTAGAACTGGCACATTTGGTTAGTTTCCATTAAATGACTGTAAATTTCCATCAACTGTTAGTAACAACAACTGCGTCGGTGTGCGTGTATGTTGACAGTTCAGTGGCAATTAAGTGATTGCTGGACACAGTTTTcctttttgcacaatttttaaaCGGTTTTTTGTTGCTACctagttgtatatatgtatgtgtttatatgtatatatatttctcattttcctattatttataatattttttataacttttttgccATTTCGGTTTAACTATTTTGCATCATCGTTACACATATTTGCACTTTCGAGTGCTGTGCCAACACACTTGACGATAGTATtctgaaattaactttttttcgtTTCAGCAACAATGTGATAAGCGCTCAAGGTTTGCGCAACATAGCGGCTAGTCCAGCAGGTCCGATAAGCGGATGCACACCTTGCAATAATCTTTTTTACCTTCACAGCCCACATACACATTCACATCTATCATGCATTTCTAATACGAGCTCGACTTAGATCAACACCCGAGTCGCTTTCGTTGGCTTTCGCTGACTTCAAGGCGAGCGCCGATTTCAAGTCGATCTGCTGCCGCCCCGAGCGACATGGTAGGCGATCTGCGCtgcacttttattaattttttgttgctttttttgtgcCTACACGAGGTTAAGCGTCGGGTTAGCGCACAGCAGTATTACCGGCTGATTGCAAGGCTATTAGCTTTGATGATAAGCATATGTTGCCAGCGTCGCCGCATCTCCCCTGCCAGCCGCTGTTTGCAGAGGAACTTTTGCTGGGCGCGGGAAGGCTGCAGCTTTGTGCAGTTATTTGCGTATAAAAAGCCTGTGCTGGCAGCCAAACGATGTGATTTCGCAAGATGAAGTCGTACACTTTGGTTGCATTCGCGGTTTTGGCGCTGTGCGCTACCGTCTCATCGAAGAATATTGAGTCGAAGACTGCTGACAAGGACTTTTTGATTAAACAAAAGTTCATTTTGGAAATCTTGCAACATGTCTACCAAGATGATGTGCTGGTGACCAAGTACGACACCAGCTACTATGAATACAAACCATGGGAACATGTTGCCGATTATCATAAACACGAATTGTTGGAGCCATTCTTCGAGCTGTGGCAACACAAGCCAATGCATGATGATGAGGTCTTCAGCATCATGTACGAGCGCCATGTGGAGTATGCCGTTGGCTTGGCACGTTTGTTCTATTTCGCCAAGGATTGGACCACATTCACACATGCCGTCTTCTGGGCACGTCTGCATGTGAACAAGCAGTTGTTCGTCTATGCTTTGACAGCTGCTGGTCTGCATCGCGCCGACATGCAAGGTATTGTCTATCCTGCCATATACGAAATTCAGCCATGGTACTTCTTCGATGTGGAGACCATTGAGACCGCTGAGCGCTACAGAATGCACAACTTCCACAATGTTAAGAAGTTGGACAACATCTATAATGTTGCCATCAAGTCGAACTACAGCAATGTTTACTCAAACATGCACCGCGATCATGAGCTCGCCTACTTCCTGGAGGATGTTGGTCTCAACgcctactactactactacaacTTGGACTATCCATTCTGGACTAAAGGTGTGGAGGGTATGGAGTTGAATAAGGATCGTCGTGGTGAGTTCTGGATCTACACACACTGGCAGTTGTTGGCTCGTTACTATTTGGAACGCTTGTCTCACGATTTGGGTGACATTGAGGACTTCGATATGTACGAATCTATACCCAATGGCTACTACAGCGGTTTACGTTACTATTCCGGCGTAAACTTCCCTAACCGCGAAAATGGCTACAGCTTCTATCACAACTACAATTTAGAGTACATGCGCCTTGTAAACTTGGTTAGCCAGCGTATCATGGACTACATACATGATGAGCACAAGGATGATATCGAGGCCGTCAACAAGTTGGGCAACATCTTACAAGGCAATGTGGACAGCATTGATAGAGTACGTTACAGCAGTTTGAGCTATTACTACAAGCAGATCGTCAATGATGGCAATGACTATGGCAAATACGAAGAGACTCTGCCAAACACCTTCATGCACTACGAAACCGCCTTACGTGATCCACTCAACTTCCAAATCATCAAAGACATAATTCACTTCTATTGGCATTTGGCTGAGGTCTTCCCCGAATACACCGTCAAGGACTACAATTTCGAGGGTGTCAAGATTAACAAAGTTCAAATGCCCGATCATTTGACCACCTACTTTGAATACTTCGATTCCGACATCAGTAACGCTGTCAATGTTGAAATACCAGCTGAGGACAGCGCTGATCCCCTAGTGAACTTTGGACGTAATTCGCAACAAGATGGTCAAAGCTTCGTGGTTAAAGCACGTCAATACCGTTTGAATCACAAACCATTCCAAATCCAATTGGATGTTACATCTGATAAGGCACAAAAGGCTATCGTTAAGGTCTTCATCGGACCAGGACAAGAGGAAGATAAATATCATTTCATTGAGAGCAACTACATGACCTTCTTTGAATTAGAACACTTTGTCGTTGATTTGGTGGAGGGTGTCAATGTAATCACACGCAACTCTGACGACTTCTCCTGGTGGGTGGAGGATAGAACTCCCTACTTGGAACTCTACAAGAAGGTTATGGATGCCACCAACTCGGACTACAAGTTCGGTTTGAACCAGAAGGAGGCTCACTGTGGTGTGCCACAACGTCTGATGTTGCCCATTGGCAAGAAGGGTGGTATGCCATACCAAATGTTCTTCATGGTGTACCCATATCATGAACCAGCCATCAAACAGCACACCGGCTACGATCCCATCATCTCGTGCGGTATTGGTTCTGGCGCTCGTTGGGTGGACTCATTGCCGTTCGGTTTCCCATTCAACCGTCCCGTCAAGCATGGTTACTACTTTGATGTGGATAACTTCCATTTCGAACCAGTGGTCATCTATCACAAGGAAGACGCCGCAAATGTGGTCTAAGCACATCTTTAATATAATGTTTATATACCTTTTTTAACGTTTTGCAGTCActtcagatatatgtatgtgttcctTAGTTTCGAACTACTTTTAACTAAATAAACgatttaacattttataaaaatgatttCAAGCGTATCAATATTAATCTGATCGGTGTCAGCCTTTACTTTACAGATAAATCCACGCTTACAGTAAGTTCAAGGCTAATCAAAGAGTACATGACCTCACAAAGAGTAGCATTAAGCCACTTCCATTTAAAACTTGTCTGGTTGCCTGACCACAGCGAAATCGTTGGAAATTGTAAAGCCAATGAACTTACAAGAAAAGTCACCAATACTCAAATTCCATCAAGATGGGAACGAGCAGTGGTTCCCCTGTCTTCGTGCATAGGCACGCTTGATCCATGGGCTTCGCGTTAACTCAGCAAGAGTTGTGGGGTTACTCTTTAAGCGAAGCTCACATCAGCACAAACGATAGATGTCCCAATTGTCCCAGTTCGCCCCTTTCGGCAGACTATGTGTGAAGGTTCTCGGTTGCCACAAATTTTTACGAACCCGGAGAATGGGCTGAAATAGATAGAAATTGTTGTTTGAATATTACCcacctcaataaatttgtggcaagCTGTAAGCCTTTTGTCGATATTCGACGGTCTTTTTGATCCACACTTTAAAGTTCCCAGTATCTGCAGCAGTCCAAGTGAGATTATTAATGTCCTCACGAAGAATCGGTCCGTTTACCAAACTTAACCTCACTTATGAGTTCTTCGATTGGCAAATATGTGTATGTTGCAGTGAAAAAGAAGTCGTTAGTAGATTTTATTTGTGAACCATGGGAGTGCCACAACAAggtattataataattttgcatCACTGTTTCCCAACTGAAGTATTTTTAGTAAGGGGTGATCTCAATAtagataatttttcaatatcttttttttgaCAGACCACAAGTGAGTCGTcgcaagctgtcatgttatttttgttcagtattgtttggcatttcatcgtggaaagacttacgcctgaatgacgtttacaaatcgttcaattttattttgaaaattcacgttctgtaaagaatgtatttcgGGTGCTTCGCTCAACATAACCGGCCTACTGAGCAGACTATACGCaacgcagtgaagaaaacatAGCAGCCGTAGCAAAAAGTGTACACGAGGATCGTGGAGAGTCAATTTTtcgccgttcgcaacaactcggactgatatatggaacgacttggcgcattttacgtcgagatcttaaattgaaagcgtacaaaatacggcttgtgtaagaactgaagctgtTCGACTTTTCCAAGCGATATCGCTTTGgtctatgggctcttaaaaagttccaaaaagattcgatgtttttgagccaaattttatttagcCGTTGGGTTAATTTCTGGCTCGATGGGtaagtaaataagcaaaatagcTAAAAAGCAACCTgaggagattcaagagctgtcattttatccagaaaatgcaacggtttggtgtaatttgtcttcaaaaatgataccgatgagaacgtaatcgtcaatgaaCCGACTAAGTAAATGCCAAAgatttttctttgaataataGTTAACATTTCGCAGTAAATTTGAAGACCCATTAAATATAAGACTGCAAAATAGAAATATGGAAGAAATCATTCAAGTCTTTTGAGCCCATATGACTTTTTTTGTTGAGCCTAGCTGTTTCGTGCACCTTTTTCTCCCTCAAAGCAGCGAATAGCTTACAGGTATCTTTTCAATCTACATTAGTGGAAAAGGTCTGTATGATTCGAATTACTAAAACAACTTCGCAAAAGTGaaaggaaatatttattaaccaTTATAAGCAGAAAAAAGTACACCTTACCTTAAAAATGTCTTTCTCAAATATAAAATGCAGCATTTCttttgtcatttttgtatgttacttcatttatttattttattttttattaatatgccTTTACTTAAATCATCATTTTGTCTTACTTAAACTGTTGCTTTCCACTTATTACCGAATTCACTTGCTTAACGGTACTTTTGCTTTGCTTACCTATTTATTTTACGTGAATTAacatttgtattatatatatactatatattcgtGGACAACTCTAGGTGTAAATTTGGTCAACTCAGGGGGAGCTCACTGTACtcaattttcaaattcacaatttatgtatgctttttgttgctgttttttatacttttaatgcTGTAATGTATTc comes from the Bactrocera neohumeralis isolate Rockhampton chromosome 2, APGP_CSIRO_Bneo_wtdbg2-racon-allhic-juicebox.fasta_v2, whole genome shotgun sequence genome and includes:
- the LOC126759403 gene encoding larval serum protein 2, which produces MKSYTLVAFAVLALCATVSSKNIESKTADKDFLIKQKFILEILQHVYQDDVLVTKYDTSYYEYKPWEHVADYHKHELLEPFFELWQHKPMHDDEVFSIMYERHVEYAVGLARLFYFAKDWTTFTHAVFWARLHVNKQLFVYALTAAGLHRADMQGIVYPAIYEIQPWYFFDVETIETAERYRMHNFHNVKKLDNIYNVAIKSNYSNVYSNMHRDHELAYFLEDVGLNAYYYYYNLDYPFWTKGVEGMELNKDRRGEFWIYTHWQLLARYYLERLSHDLGDIEDFDMYESIPNGYYSGLRYYSGVNFPNRENGYSFYHNYNLEYMRLVNLVSQRIMDYIHDEHKDDIEAVNKLGNILQGNVDSIDRVRYSSLSYYYKQIVNDGNDYGKYEETLPNTFMHYETALRDPLNFQIIKDIIHFYWHLAEVFPEYTVKDYNFEGVKINKVQMPDHLTTYFEYFDSDISNAVNVEIPAEDSADPLVNFGRNSQQDGQSFVVKARQYRLNHKPFQIQLDVTSDKAQKAIVKVFIGPGQEEDKYHFIESNYMTFFELEHFVVDLVEGVNVITRNSDDFSWWVEDRTPYLELYKKVMDATNSDYKFGLNQKEAHCGVPQRLMLPIGKKGGMPYQMFFMVYPYHEPAIKQHTGYDPIISCGIGSGARWVDSLPFGFPFNRPVKHGYYFDVDNFHFEPVVIYHKEDAANVV